The following coding sequences are from one Salvia hispanica cultivar TCC Black 2014 chromosome 3, UniMelb_Shisp_WGS_1.0, whole genome shotgun sequence window:
- the LOC125215324 gene encoding ras-related protein RABE1c, producing MAAPPARARADYDYLIKLLLIGDSGVGKSCLLLRFSDGSFTTSFITTIGIDFKIRTVELDGKRIKLQIWDTAGQERFRTITTAYYRGAMGILLVYDVTDESSFNNIRNWIRNIEQHASDNVNKILVGNKADMDESKRAVPTSKGQALADEYGIKFFETSAKTNLNVEEVFFSIARDIKQRLSDTDTKAEPTTIKINQPDGSAGGGQLAQKSACCGS from the exons ATGGCCGCACCACCGGCGAGGGCGAGGGCGGATTATGATTACCTCATCAAGCTTCTCCTCATCGGCGACAGCG GTGTGGGTAAGAGTTGTCTTCTTTTGCGATTCTCTGATGGTTCCTTCACAACTAGTTTCATCACTACCATTGG AATTGATTTTAAGATAAGAACTGTTGAGCTTGACGGAAAGCGGATCAAGCTTCAAATTTGGGATACAGCTGGACAAGAGCGATTCCGCACTATCACCACAG CTTATTATCGTGGTGCAATGGGAATATTGCTGGTTTATGATGTTACTGATGAATCGTCTTTTAACA ATATTAGGAACTGGATTAGAAACATTGAACAGCATGCTTCTGACAACGTCAACAAGATATTGGTAGGAAACAAAGCTGACATGGACGAAAGCAAAAGG GCCGTTCCAACCTCCAAGGGCCAAGCACTCGCTGATGAGTATGGCATCAAATTCTTTGAAACC AGTGCGAAAACAAATCTTAATGTTGAAGAAGTTTTCTTCTCAATAGCCAGGGACATAAAGCAAAGGCTTTCCGATACTGACACGAAAGCAGAG CCGACTAccatcaaaatcaatcaaCCCGACGGATCTGCTGGAGGCGGGCAACTTGCACAGAAGTCGGCGTGCTGTGGTTCTTGA